The following proteins are co-located in the bacterium genome:
- a CDS encoding acetyl-CoA acetyltransferase, whose protein sequence is MTARQPIVIGVGQLTNRVSEPAQVMEPLAMMEEVARRAAADAGIGDRLREVDELTVINIISRAYADPAGFLAERLDLAPRQRWYTAIGGNSPQWRVNETAARIARGEVRLALIAGAEAVGGLQMARKAGVKLAWAAEGSPATVGESRWGNNEAEQQHHAMMPTSVYPLFENALRAHRGWSIARHRDHLGSLCARLAAVAKDNPNAWFRDGKSAAEITTVTDANRIIAWPYPKYMNAIIAVDQAAALLLTDTETARELGVPEERWVYVVGCGDATDHWYISDRVNFWSSPAIRTAGAQALAQARLSIDQIDLFDLYSCFPCAVQIAADMLGIGLDDPRPLTVTGALPYHGGPGNNYVTHSVATMVDRLRGAPGRRGLVTGVGWYLTKHAVGIYQSSPPSHAFERIDPASYQRRVDAEPHPELALAADGPATVETYTVTHDRDGNPALGIIVARLADGRRCWANLTDADVLARIEREELIGVRGQVRHHSPTHTNVFEP, encoded by the coding sequence ATGACCGCACGCCAGCCGATCGTCATCGGAGTCGGACAGCTCACCAACCGCGTCAGCGAGCCGGCGCAGGTGATGGAACCGCTCGCCATGATGGAGGAGGTGGCGCGGCGCGCCGCCGCCGACGCCGGCATCGGCGACCGCCTGCGCGAGGTCGACGAGCTGACGGTGATCAACATCATCTCCCGCGCCTACGCCGACCCGGCCGGATTCCTGGCCGAACGCCTCGACCTCGCCCCGCGCCAGCGCTGGTACACGGCCATCGGCGGCAACTCGCCGCAGTGGCGGGTGAACGAAACGGCGGCGCGCATCGCCCGCGGCGAGGTGCGCCTGGCGCTCATCGCCGGCGCCGAGGCGGTGGGCGGCCTGCAGATGGCGCGCAAGGCCGGCGTCAAGCTCGCCTGGGCGGCCGAGGGCAGCCCGGCGACCGTGGGCGAATCGCGCTGGGGCAACAACGAGGCCGAGCAGCAGCACCACGCGATGATGCCGACCTCGGTCTACCCGCTGTTCGAGAATGCCCTGCGCGCCCACCGCGGCTGGAGCATCGCCCGCCATCGCGACCATCTCGGCAGCCTCTGCGCCCGCCTCGCGGCAGTCGCCAAGGACAATCCCAACGCCTGGTTCCGCGACGGCAAGAGCGCGGCGGAAATCACCACCGTCACCGACGCCAACCGCATCATCGCCTGGCCCTACCCGAAGTACATGAACGCGATCATCGCCGTCGACCAGGCGGCGGCGCTGCTGCTCACGGACACCGAGACGGCGCGCGAGCTCGGCGTCCCGGAGGAGCGCTGGGTGTACGTCGTCGGCTGCGGCGACGCGACCGACCACTGGTACATCAGCGACCGGGTCAACTTCTGGAGCTCGCCGGCGATCCGCACCGCCGGCGCGCAGGCGCTGGCGCAGGCGCGGCTGTCGATCGACCAGATCGACCTGTTCGATCTCTACAGTTGTTTCCCCTGCGCGGTGCAGATCGCGGCCGACATGCTGGGCATCGGCCTCGACGACCCGCGGCCGTTGACGGTCACCGGCGCCCTGCCCTACCACGGTGGCCCCGGCAACAACTACGTCACCCACTCCGTCGCCACGATGGTCGACCGCCTGCGCGGCGCGCCCGGCCGCCGCGGCCTGGTCACCGGCGTCGGCTGGTACCTCACCAAGCACGCGGTCGGCATCTACCAGAGCAGTCCGCCGTCGCACGCCTTCGAACGCATCGATCCGGCCAGCTATCAACGCCGCGTCGACGCCGAGCCGCATCCCGAGCTGGCGCTCGCCGCGGACGGCCCGGCGACGGTCGAGACGTACACCGTCACCCACGACCGCGACGGCAACCCGGCGCTCGGCATCATCGTCGCCCGCCTCGCCGACGGCCGCCGCTGCTGGGCCAACCTCACCGATGCCGACGTCCTCGCCCGCATCGAGCGCGAGGAGCTCATCGGCGTCCGCGGTCAGGTGCGGCACCATTCCCCGACGCACACCAACGTCTTCGAACCCTAG
- a CDS encoding CoA transferase — translation MQRVLEGIRVIEVAQWWFVPAAGAVLADWGAEVVKVEHPETGDPMRGLISSGLIPGAGKVNFMVEQPNRGKRGIGIDLANPQGRELLDKLVATADVFLTSFLPAARRKLRIDADDIRAVNPRIIYARGHGQGVRGPDAERGGYDAASFWCRGGICDALTPAAADAPVMQRAAFGDSTGGLALAGGIAAALFRRERSGEGSVVDLSLLGTAMWLLAPDIIAGALSTSAVPQFGRADAPNPIVNSYRTKDGRWLFLNMLQPDRFWPDLCRRIGHPELIEDERFKDGMSRFMNRSECVSRLDAIFAQRTLEEWRAALADAEGVWAAMQKASEIPADPQTAANGYLLSVEHADGSTFPLVANPLQFDEAPPTVSRAPDLGQHTEELLLELGLSWEDIARFKEAGAIS, via the coding sequence ATGCAGCGCGTGCTCGAGGGGATACGGGTCATCGAGGTTGCCCAATGGTGGTTCGTGCCCGCCGCCGGCGCCGTGCTGGCGGACTGGGGTGCCGAGGTCGTGAAGGTCGAACATCCCGAGACCGGCGATCCGATGCGGGGTCTGATCTCGTCCGGCCTGATACCGGGGGCTGGAAAGGTCAATTTCATGGTCGAGCAGCCGAACCGCGGCAAGCGCGGCATCGGGATCGACCTCGCCAACCCGCAGGGCCGCGAGCTGCTCGACAAGCTGGTGGCAACGGCCGACGTCTTCCTCACCAGCTTCCTCCCGGCGGCGCGCCGGAAGCTGAGGATCGACGCCGACGACATCCGTGCCGTGAACCCGCGGATCATCTACGCCCGCGGCCACGGCCAGGGGGTGCGCGGACCGGATGCCGAACGCGGCGGCTATGATGCCGCCTCGTTCTGGTGCCGCGGCGGCATCTGCGACGCCCTGACGCCCGCCGCGGCGGACGCGCCGGTGATGCAGCGGGCGGCGTTCGGCGACTCCACCGGTGGGCTCGCGCTGGCCGGCGGGATCGCCGCCGCGCTGTTTCGCCGCGAGCGGAGCGGGGAGGGATCGGTGGTCGACCTCTCCCTGCTCGGCACCGCGATGTGGCTGCTGGCGCCGGACATCATCGCGGGCGCGCTTTCGACCAGCGCCGTGCCGCAGTTCGGCCGCGCCGACGCGCCGAATCCGATCGTCAACAGCTACCGCACCAAGGACGGCCGCTGGCTCTTCCTCAACATGCTCCAACCCGACCGCTTCTGGCCCGACCTGTGTCGCCGCATCGGCCACCCCGAGCTGATCGAGGACGAGCGGTTCAAGGACGGCATGTCGCGCTTCATGAACCGCAGCGAGTGCGTCAGCCGGCTGGATGCGATCTTCGCCCAGCGCACGCTCGAGGAATGGCGCGCCGCCCTCGCCGACGCCGAGGGTGTCTGGGCGGCGATGCAGAAGGCGAGCGAGATCCCGGCGGACCCGCAGACCGCCGCCAACGGCTATCTGCTGTCGGTCGAGCACGCCGACGGCTCGACGTTCCCGCTGGTCGCCAATCCGCTCCAGTTCGACGAGGCCCCGCCCACCGTCAGCCGCGCCCCGGACCTCGGCCAGCACACCGAGGAGCTGCTGCTCGAGCTGGGCCTGAGCTGGGAGGACATCGCGCGCTTCAAGGAAGCCGGCGCCATCTCCTGA
- the lpdA gene encoding dihydrolipoyl dehydrogenase codes for MSDTSYDLVVIGSGPGGYIAAIRAAQLGMRVACVEKDSSLGGTCLNIGCIPSKALLDSSERYHQATHDLAAHGIQIGALSLDLARMQQRKQTVVKALTKGVAGLFRKHKIASITGTGRIAPGLRVEISGDDPQTLAAGRILIATGSAPVELRAAPFDGTRIISSTEALSLREIPKRLLVIGGGAIGLELGSVWSRLGAEVVVVELLDRLVPGADRQMAGLLQRSLEKQGLKFRLSTTLQQAVADADGVRAQLTGANGSSEERADVLLVAVGRRPYTEGLGLADVGIGLDERGRIPVDANFATSVPGIYAIGDVIPGPMLAHKAEDEGVAAVETMAGLAGHVNYDAIPNVVYTAPELASVGLSEEDAAQRQLTVKTGSFPYVANGRARCMGETDGAVKVIADAATDRVLGIHILGPHASDVIAEAALAIEFSASAEDIGRTVHAHPTLAEALKEAALAVDGRPLNI; via the coding sequence ATGTCCGACACCTCCTACGATCTCGTCGTCATCGGCTCCGGACCGGGCGGCTACATCGCCGCCATCCGCGCCGCGCAACTCGGGATGCGCGTCGCCTGCGTCGAGAAGGACAGCAGCCTCGGCGGCACCTGCCTCAACATCGGCTGCATTCCCAGCAAGGCGCTGCTCGATTCGAGCGAGCGCTACCACCAGGCGACGCACGACCTCGCGGCGCACGGCATCCAGATCGGCGCGCTCTCACTGGACCTGGCGCGCATGCAGCAGCGCAAGCAGACCGTGGTCAAGGCGCTGACCAAGGGCGTCGCCGGACTGTTCCGCAAGCACAAGATCGCCAGCATCACCGGCACCGGACGGATCGCGCCGGGACTGCGGGTCGAGATCAGCGGCGACGATCCGCAGACGCTCGCCGCCGGCAGGATCCTCATCGCCACCGGCAGTGCCCCCGTGGAGCTGCGCGCCGCGCCGTTCGACGGCACCCGCATCATCTCCTCGACCGAGGCGCTGTCGCTGCGCGAGATCCCGAAGCGCCTGCTGGTGATCGGCGGCGGCGCCATCGGCCTCGAGCTCGGCTCGGTGTGGTCGCGCCTCGGCGCCGAGGTGGTCGTGGTGGAGCTCCTCGACCGCCTGGTCCCCGGCGCCGACAGGCAGATGGCGGGTCTGCTCCAACGGTCGCTCGAGAAACAGGGACTCAAGTTCCGGCTCAGCACCACGCTGCAGCAGGCGGTGGCGGATGCCGACGGTGTCCGCGCCCAGCTCACCGGCGCCAACGGCAGCAGCGAGGAACGCGCCGACGTCCTGCTGGTGGCGGTCGGCCGCCGGCCGTACACCGAGGGCCTCGGGCTGGCGGACGTCGGCATCGGGCTCGACGAGCGCGGCCGCATTCCGGTCGACGCCAACTTCGCCACCAGCGTCCCCGGCATCTATGCGATCGGCGATGTCATCCCCGGACCGATGCTGGCGCACAAGGCCGAAGACGAAGGCGTCGCCGCGGTCGAAACGATGGCCGGGCTCGCTGGCCACGTGAACTACGATGCCATCCCGAACGTCGTCTACACGGCACCCGAGCTGGCCAGCGTCGGCCTCAGCGAAGAGGACGCCGCGCAGCGTCAACTGACGGTGAAGACCGGCTCGTTCCCATACGTCGCGAACGGCCGCGCCCGCTGCATGGGGGAGACCGACGGCGCCGTGAAGGTGATCGCCGACGCTGCGACCGATCGCGTGCTCGGCATCCACATCCTCGGGCCGCATGCCTCCGACGTCATCGCCGAAGCGGCGCTGGCGATCGAGTTCTCGGCCAGCGCCGAGGACATCGGCCGCACCGTGCACGCCCACCCGACACTCGCCGAGGCGCTCAAGGAAGCGGCGCTGGCGGTCGACGGCCGGCCACTGAACATCTGA
- the odhB gene encoding 2-oxoglutarate dehydrogenase complex dihydrolipoyllysine-residue succinyltransferase, translated as MAVDVQIPTLGESISDGVIVRWMKRDGETVAADEPLLELETDKASVEIPAPSAGVVALLAKAGETVKVGDVVARIEPAGAAKAAPVAAPPAAAPPVAAPPPAPAAAAPPLSPAVRRLVAESAVDPTRITGTGKGGRLTKADVLAHLTAEPPPASAPAPAPPAPAAAPMPAAVDAPRPPTPYPHPGAPSAPTGGADIERVPMTRLRQRIAERLRQAQATAAILTTFNEVDMSAVLALRATHKQTFSAAHGVALGFMSFFGRACIATLREMPLINAQIDGTDIVYNQRVHLGIAVGTERGLVVPIVRNADALDFAGLEREIARLAQLARDNKLAIEDLAGGTFTISNGGVYGSLLSTPILNPPQSAILGMHKIEKRPVVVDDQIVVRPMMYLALSYDHRLIDGAEAVTFLVKVKARLEDPTRLLLGI; from the coding sequence ATGGCCGTTGACGTCCAGATCCCCACCCTCGGCGAATCGATCAGCGACGGCGTCATCGTCCGCTGGATGAAGCGCGACGGCGAGACGGTCGCCGCCGACGAGCCGCTGCTCGAGCTCGAGACCGACAAGGCGAGCGTCGAGATCCCGGCCCCGTCCGCGGGCGTGGTCGCCCTCCTCGCCAAGGCAGGCGAGACGGTGAAGGTGGGCGACGTGGTGGCGCGCATCGAGCCCGCGGGCGCCGCGAAGGCCGCACCGGTGGCGGCGCCGCCGGCCGCCGCCCCGCCGGTCGCCGCGCCGCCACCCGCCCCCGCCGCGGCGGCGCCGCCGCTCTCCCCTGCCGTGCGTCGGCTGGTGGCGGAGTCCGCCGTCGACCCGACCCGGATCACCGGCACCGGCAAGGGCGGCCGGTTGACCAAGGCCGACGTGCTGGCGCACCTCACCGCCGAGCCACCGCCGGCATCGGCGCCCGCGCCGGCCCCGCCCGCGCCGGCCGCGGCGCCGATGCCGGCGGCGGTCGACGCGCCGCGCCCGCCGACGCCCTACCCCCACCCCGGCGCGCCGAGCGCGCCGACCGGCGGCGCCGACATCGAACGCGTGCCGATGACGCGCCTGCGGCAGCGCATCGCCGAACGCCTGCGCCAGGCGCAGGCCACCGCCGCGATCCTCACCACCTTCAACGAGGTGGACATGAGCGCCGTGCTGGCGCTGCGCGCGACACACAAGCAGACCTTTTCCGCCGCGCACGGCGTGGCGCTCGGCTTCATGTCCTTCTTCGGCCGCGCCTGCATCGCGACGCTGCGGGAGATGCCCCTGATCAACGCCCAGATCGACGGCACCGACATCGTCTACAACCAGCGCGTCCACCTCGGCATCGCCGTCGGCACCGAGCGCGGACTGGTGGTGCCGATCGTCCGCAACGCCGACGCCCTCGACTTCGCCGGTCTCGAGCGCGAGATCGCGCGACTGGCGCAGTTGGCGCGCGACAACAAGCTGGCGATCGAGGACCTCGCCGGCGGCACCTTCACCATCTCCAACGGCGGCGTCTATGGCTCGCTGCTCTCGACGCCGATCCTCAACCCGCCCCAGAGCGCGATTCTCGGCATGCACAAGATCGAGAAGCGGCCGGTCGTCGTCGACGACCAGATCGTGGTGCGGCCGATGATGTACCTCGCGCTCTCCTACGACCACCGCCTGATCGACGGCGCCGAGGCGGTCACCTTCCTGGTCAAGGTCAAGGCGCGCCTCGAGGACCCCACCCGCCTGCTGCTCGGCATCTGA
- a CDS encoding 2-oxoglutarate dehydrogenase E1 component has product MDLDFILRANPDYIDDLYRQYRRDPGSVGADWAHFFAGFELGSNGHRAPAPATAAAPPEAAERIFGVQDLIHSYRELGHLIADLNPLGGNLTEHPLLAMQEFGFRESDLDRLVECPHFRRQPQATLRELITLLKATYCRTIAVEYMYISDKTQRDWLKERMEPTLNEPQLTAEDRRHVYDRLVAATGFEEFLHTKYVGQKRFSLEGAEVLIPLLDTLVEESGGAGVEEIVMGMPHRGRLNVLANVLRKPYEMILAEFEGSFLPNAVQGDGDVKYHLGYARDHTTRSGRTVHVSLLSNPSHLEAVNPVAEGIVRAKQMVHHDRDGTTVMPLLIHGDAAFTGQGLVTETLALSELANYRTGGTIHVIVDNQVGFTARPEDYRFTRYASDVAKVIQAPVFHVNGNDPEAAVQAARLAAAYRNRFRVDVIINILCYRRHGHNETDDPTFTQPTMYTIINALPTVRELYAQRLIERGVLDQATADRYKSELRELLEDAINYARDFMPRQQVFALGGLWKGFTWAGSDWSADTRVPAAELIAIADAASRIPDGFDAHPRQRKLLEERAAAVRAGRGIDWACAEMLAFGSLLREGTNVRLAGQDSGRGTFSQRHAVLTDRTTAARHVPLQHLAPDQGWLQIVDTMLSEAAVLGFEYGFSSADPRNLVLWEAQFGDFANGAQVMIDQFISSAESKWQRMSGLVMLLPHGLEGQGPEHSSARLERYLQLSAENNWQVCNLTTPAQYFHALRRQMRRNFRKPLVVMSPKSLLRHKLAVSDVAALSDGTFQPVLPETAALDAAAVRRVLLCSGKLYYDLAIAREQRDAHEVAIIRVEQLYPFPAAEIAAALAPFGAASEVCWAQEEAWNMGAWHFVHQRLLPLIGERPLRYIGRDEAASPATGSYKIHQAEQADIVDRALRKHHGR; this is encoded by the coding sequence ATGGATCTCGACTTCATTCTGCGGGCCAATCCCGACTACATCGACGATCTCTACCGGCAGTACCGCCGCGATCCCGGGTCTGTCGGCGCCGACTGGGCCCACTTCTTCGCCGGCTTCGAGTTGGGCAGCAACGGCCACCGCGCGCCGGCGCCCGCCACGGCCGCGGCGCCGCCGGAGGCCGCCGAGCGCATCTTCGGCGTCCAGGATCTGATCCACAGCTACCGCGAGCTGGGGCACCTGATCGCCGACCTCAACCCACTGGGCGGCAACCTCACCGAACACCCGCTGCTGGCGATGCAGGAGTTCGGCTTCCGGGAGAGCGATCTCGATCGTCTGGTCGAGTGCCCCCACTTCCGCCGCCAGCCGCAGGCGACCCTGCGCGAGCTGATCACGCTGCTGAAGGCGACGTACTGCCGCACGATCGCGGTCGAGTACATGTACATCTCGGACAAGACGCAGCGCGACTGGCTCAAGGAGCGGATGGAGCCGACGCTGAACGAGCCGCAGCTCACCGCCGAGGATCGCCGCCACGTCTACGACCGGTTGGTCGCCGCCACCGGCTTCGAGGAGTTTCTCCACACCAAGTACGTCGGCCAGAAGCGCTTCTCGCTCGAGGGCGCCGAAGTGCTGATCCCGCTGCTCGACACGCTGGTCGAGGAATCGGGCGGCGCGGGGGTCGAGGAGATCGTGATGGGGATGCCGCACCGCGGCCGCCTCAACGTCCTCGCCAACGTCCTGCGCAAGCCGTACGAGATGATCCTCGCCGAGTTCGAGGGCTCCTTCCTGCCCAACGCGGTCCAGGGCGACGGCGACGTGAAGTACCATCTCGGCTATGCGCGCGATCACACGACGCGCAGCGGCCGCACCGTGCACGTGTCGCTGCTCTCCAATCCCAGCCACCTCGAAGCGGTGAATCCGGTGGCCGAGGGCATCGTGCGCGCCAAGCAGATGGTGCATCACGATCGCGACGGCACGACCGTGATGCCGCTGCTCATCCACGGCGATGCGGCCTTCACCGGCCAGGGACTGGTCACCGAGACGCTGGCCCTGTCCGAGCTCGCCAACTACCGGACCGGCGGCACCATCCACGTCATCGTCGACAACCAGGTCGGCTTCACCGCCCGCCCCGAGGATTACCGCTTCACGCGGTACGCCAGCGACGTCGCCAAGGTGATCCAGGCGCCGGTGTTCCACGTCAACGGCAACGACCCCGAGGCCGCGGTGCAGGCGGCGCGCCTGGCGGCCGCGTACCGCAACCGCTTCCGGGTCGACGTGATCATCAACATCCTCTGCTACCGCCGCCACGGTCACAACGAAACCGACGACCCGACCTTCACGCAACCGACGATGTACACCATCATCAACGCGTTGCCGACGGTGCGCGAGCTGTATGCGCAGCGGTTGATCGAGCGCGGCGTCCTCGATCAGGCGACGGCGGATCGCTACAAGAGCGAGCTCCGCGAGCTGCTCGAGGATGCGATCAACTACGCGCGCGACTTCATGCCGCGCCAGCAGGTGTTCGCCCTCGGCGGCCTGTGGAAGGGCTTCACCTGGGCCGGCAGCGACTGGAGCGCCGACACCCGCGTCCCGGCGGCCGAGCTGATCGCCATCGCCGACGCCGCCAGCCGGATCCCGGACGGCTTCGACGCCCATCCGCGTCAACGCAAGCTGTTGGAGGAGCGGGCCGCCGCGGTGCGGGCCGGCCGCGGCATCGACTGGGCCTGCGCCGAGATGCTGGCGTTCGGCTCGCTGCTCCGCGAGGGCACCAACGTCCGCCTGGCCGGCCAGGACAGCGGCCGCGGCACGTTCAGCCAACGCCACGCGGTGCTCACCGACCGCACCACGGCGGCGCGCCATGTGCCGCTGCAGCACCTCGCGCCCGATCAGGGCTGGCTGCAGATCGTCGACACCATGTTGTCCGAGGCGGCGGTGCTCGGATTCGAGTATGGCTTCAGCTCCGCCGACCCGCGCAACCTGGTGCTCTGGGAGGCGCAGTTCGGCGACTTCGCCAACGGCGCCCAGGTGATGATCGACCAGTTCATCTCCTCCGCCGAATCGAAGTGGCAGCGCATGAGCGGCCTGGTGATGCTGCTGCCGCACGGCCTGGAGGGGCAGGGGCCGGAGCATTCCAGCGCCCGCCTCGAGCGCTACCTCCAGCTCTCGGCGGAGAACAACTGGCAGGTGTGCAATCTCACGACGCCCGCCCAGTACTTCCACGCGCTGCGGCGCCAGATGCGGCGCAACTTCCGCAAGCCGCTGGTGGTGATGAGCCCGAAGAGCCTGCTGCGCCACAAGCTGGCGGTGTCGGACGTCGCGGCGCTGAGCGATGGCACGTTCCAGCCCGTGCTGCCCGAGACGGCGGCGCTCGACGCGGCCGCGGTGCGGCGCGTCCTGCTGTGCAGCGGCAAGCTCTACTACGACCTCGCCATCGCCCGCGAGCAACGCGACGCGCACGAGGTGGCGATCATTCGCGTCGAGCAGCTCTACCCCTTCCCGGCCGCCGAGATCGCCGCCGCGCTGGCGCCGTTCGGCGCCGCGAGCGAGGTCTGCTGGGCGCAGGAGGAGGCCTGGAACATGGGCGCCTGGCACTTCGTCCACCAGCGGCTGCTGCCGCTGATTGGCGAGCGGCCGCTGCGCTACATCGGCCGCGATGAAGCGGCCAGCCCGGCGACGGGTTCGTACAAGATCCATCAGGCGGAGCAGGCCGACATCGTCGACCGCGCCCTCAGGAAGCACCATGGCCGTTGA
- a CDS encoding Rrf2 family transcriptional regulator — translation MTDKPENGSDSEAAARGARRSSLMHVGRRVDYAVRALAYLAAQPDGRVVGRAEIEARQHIPRSFLAKILRRLVAAGLLESVAGVGGGFRLCRSPATVTIRQVYEAVEGELALIDCLRGDVCSFDPVCSQIDVWRGAQRRLAAYLEGISIADVADPQGLNARLAAARERARS, via the coding sequence ATGACTGACAAGCCCGAGAACGGTTCCGACAGCGAGGCCGCGGCGCGCGGCGCGCGGCGCAGCTCGCTGATGCACGTCGGCCGCCGGGTCGACTACGCCGTGCGCGCGCTCGCCTACCTCGCGGCGCAGCCCGACGGGCGCGTCGTCGGCCGTGCCGAGATCGAGGCGCGACAGCACATCCCGCGCTCCTTTCTGGCCAAGATCCTGCGCCGCTTGGTCGCCGCCGGCCTGCTCGAATCGGTGGCGGGCGTCGGCGGCGGCTTCCGCCTCTGCCGTTCCCCGGCGACGGTGACCATCCGCCAGGTGTACGAAGCGGTCGAAGGGGAGCTGGCGCTCATCGACTGCCTGCGCGGCGATGTCTGCAGCTTCGACCCGGTGTGCTCGCAGATCGATGTCTGGCGGGGCGCCCAACGCCGGCTCGCCGCCTACCTCGAGGGCATCTCGATCGCCGACGTCGCCGATCCGCAGGGGCTGAACGCGCGCCTGGCCGCGGCCCGCGAACGCGCCAGGTCCTGA
- a CDS encoding GNAT family N-acetyltransferase produces MLSQATDPTSATPFTVRLATSAADIRAAQRLRYEVFALEMGARLASADSGLDRDRWDEHCDHLLVGERGSGRVVGTYRMLPPARAAAAGGWYCGEEFDVSRLLAARQRIVEVGRACVDPAYRSGLVIALLWAGLMRYLRRHGGAYAIGCASIGTEDGGHLAASICRRVLRDHLAPPAWRVTPRQAFVLEGWEDVADPTLPPLLKGYLRLGADVCGPPAWDPAFRTADLLIRLDVARANPRYVDRLLRAA; encoded by the coding sequence ATGCTCAGTCAGGCGACAGACCCCACCTCCGCGACGCCCTTCACCGTCCGCCTCGCCACCTCCGCGGCGGACATCCGCGCCGCGCAGCGCCTGCGCTACGAGGTCTTCGCCCTCGAGATGGGCGCCCGCCTGGCGAGCGCCGACAGTGGCCTCGATCGCGACCGCTGGGACGAGCACTGCGACCACCTGCTGGTGGGCGAGCGCGGCAGCGGGCGGGTCGTCGGCACCTACCGGATGCTGCCGCCGGCGCGCGCCGCGGCGGCCGGCGGCTGGTACTGCGGCGAGGAGTTCGACGTCAGCCGCCTGCTCGCGGCGCGGCAACGGATCGTCGAGGTCGGCCGCGCCTGTGTCGATCCCGCCTACCGCAGCGGCCTGGTCATCGCCCTGCTGTGGGCCGGCCTGATGCGCTACCTGCGTCGGCACGGCGGCGCCTACGCCATCGGCTGCGCCAGCATCGGCACCGAGGACGGCGGTCATCTCGCCGCCAGCATCTGCCGGCGCGTCCTGCGCGACCACCTCGCGCCACCCGCCTGGCGCGTCACGCCGCGCCAGGCATTCGTCCTCGAGGGCTGGGAGGATGTCGCCGATCCGACCCTGCCGCCGTTGCTCAAGGGCTACCTGCGCCTCGGCGCCGATGTCTGCGGTCCCCCGGCCTGGGATCCCGCCTTCCGCACCGCCGACCTGCTGATCCGCCTCGATGTCGCCCGCGCCAATCCGCGCTATGTCGACCGTCTCCTGCGCGCCGCCTGA
- a CDS encoding 1-acyl-sn-glycerol-3-phosphate acyltransferase — MSTVSCAPPDRRTPFATRAARLTRLLAHLLRMWAGARLLAPRLRPAARAHLMRRWARRLLRGLAVEVRLHGAPVPEAALLVANHVSWLDTYAIHTVEAARFVAKAEVGTWPVIGTIAARFGTIFIRRRCVRSAARVVGALAEALCRGESVAAFPEATTSDGRDLLPFFPAMFQAAVLTGARVQPVALRYRDVAGGHSTAAPYVGAMSILDSLRLLVREPRMTVDVIFCPPIDPHGLGRRELAARSRAAIADALGLAAATDPTPLRRAA, encoded by the coding sequence ATGTCGACCGTCTCCTGCGCGCCGCCTGACCGGCGCACCCCGTTCGCCACCCGGGCGGCACGCCTGACCCGACTGCTCGCGCACCTGTTGCGCATGTGGGCCGGCGCCCGACTGCTGGCGCCGCGCCTGCGGCCGGCGGCGCGCGCCCACCTGATGCGGCGCTGGGCGCGGCGGCTGCTGCGGGGGCTGGCGGTCGAGGTCCGCCTGCACGGCGCCCCGGTCCCGGAGGCGGCGCTGCTGGTCGCCAACCACGTCTCGTGGCTCGATACCTACGCGATCCACACCGTCGAGGCGGCGCGCTTCGTCGCCAAGGCGGAGGTCGGCACCTGGCCGGTGATCGGCACCATCGCGGCGCGTTTCGGCACCATCTTCATTCGCCGCCGCTGCGTCCGCTCGGCGGCCCGCGTCGTCGGCGCGCTCGCCGAGGCGCTCTGTCGCGGCGAGTCAGTGGCCGCCTTCCCCGAGGCGACCACCAGCGACGGCCGCGACCTGCTCCCCTTCTTCCCGGCGATGTTTCAGGCCGCCGTGCTCACCGGGGCGCGCGTGCAGCCGGTGGCGCTCCGCTACCGCGACGTCGCCGGCGGCCATTCCACCGCCGCGCCCTACGTCGGCGCGATGTCGATCCTCGACTCGTTGCGTCTGCTGGTGCGCGAGCCGCGGATGACCGTGGACGTCATCTTCTGCCCGCCGATCGATCCGCACGGCCTCGGTCGCCGCGAGCTCGCCGCCCGCAGCCGCGCCGCCATCGCCGACGCCCTGGGGCTTGCCGCGGCAACCGATCCGACGCCGCTGCGTCGCGCTGCCTGA
- a CDS encoding pyridoxamine 5'-phosphate oxidase family protein: protein MTTPADPACRQPIAAGAADGDKDPSTWSAEMLAPIQAALDRGRARGGAAVLETFDRPERRMTAAELVAFWNGTRMKAMATSGANGTPHLAPVHAEFVAGRLRSTIYENAARRRDLRANPRVALTTWGPDGAAAIVHGVARELPDSLRDTRPGASGQPRRTVALEIEVTRIYAMKARP from the coding sequence ATGACGACGCCTGCCGACCCCGCCTGCCGCCAGCCCATCGCCGCCGGCGCCGCCGACGGCGACAAGGATCCCTCGACCTGGTCGGCCGAGATGCTGGCGCCGATCCAGGCGGCGCTCGATCGCGGCCGAGCCCGCGGTGGAGCGGCGGTCCTCGAGACCTTCGACCGCCCCGAGCGCCGGATGACCGCCGCCGAGCTGGTCGCCTTCTGGAACGGCACCCGCATGAAGGCGATGGCCACCAGCGGCGCCAACGGCACCCCCCATCTCGCCCCGGTGCATGCCGAGTTCGTCGCCGGGCGCCTGCGCTCGACGATCTACGAGAACGCGGCGCGGCGGCGCGACCTGCGCGCCAACCCGCGCGTCGCGCTCACCACCTGGGGCCCGGACGGCGCCGCCGCGATCGTCCACGGCGTCGCCCGCGAGCTGCCGGACAGCCTGCGCGACACGCGGCCGGGCGCGAGCGGCCAGCCGCGCCGCACCGTCGCGTTGGAGATCGAGGTGACGCGCATCTACGCGATGAAGGCGCGCCCCTGA